AGGGACATCTCCGACGATTTGACCAGTATCTATGTCAAGGGAAATTCCAAACTTGGACGTTGGCGTCTCCAACTGTGATAAGATGTTATCGACGATCTTCTTATCTACCCAAGTCCCGTCATAGTCCAACTGGCGATCGTACAGGGCTGTTAAAAGACTCATGCTTCCATCGGATACCCTTGCTTGCAGAAGCTGTCTGACGAGCGCGCCCGGATCTGCAAACTTCGATGGAGAGCCGCCAATTGCCAAAAGCAGCTGTCTAAACGCTGTTTCGTAGCTGACAAAAAAGTCTGCATACGATTTGTCCGAAATCCAGATTGGTATTGCACAATCGTCAATTCTCCCCGGCAAGAGAAGTCTGCGACCTACCCTCTTCTCAACCGTCTTGGCAGTTTCGACTTCACGTCGAACCCATTCGGACTGAATTGAATCACGAGAAAGAAGCACAAGAACGAAGTTTGAGTCACTAATTGCGTTGACGATCTTGGGCTCGAAGAACTCTCCAATAGGTACTTCCCATTGGTCAATCCAGACTTCTGCACCGTTGCTTATGATATCTGTTGCCAGCTTGAGCGCAAACTGCTGATCAAGTCTGGCGTAACTGATGAAAAGAAATGGTTTCATACCAGCGATTCCTTAATCGTGAACTAAAACGGACCCTGGGATGGTGTGTGCATAATAATTAGCTCTAGTGCGAGAGATCAATGTCGGCACAAAGTATAAGGTTTTGTTTTTGATCATGAATATAGATTAGTCCTTTTTGAAAATCTACGGCAGCCCCCACAATCCGCAGGGTCCGACCTGCTTTGTCGCCGTTGCCACGATCTAATAGAATATTTGCGGGGAAGACAGAAACTTCCTTCCCGCTAATCGCCGACAGTCCAACGACTCTAAATCGATCTTCAGGTCCTTGATCCGGGAAAAACAGGCGCTGCCCGGCAGGATCAACAAGTAAAGGTCCAAGCTGATAGAGATGCCCTAACCTGTAAACCCAGGTCTGCTTCATGACGCCATCTTCCATGATTTGAACCCCAGCTACAGATCGTTCCTTCGAATAGTCATCATCACCTAACTTGAGACAGCCTACCACCACGAATCCCCCAGGAGAAAGTTCGATTTGATCCGGCTGATAAGTCAGGGTGTCTGAATGTTCATCTGTTACCACGATGTCTTGAGATTTCATTCGCTCTGCTTTCTCAGCTTCTGTCAAGGCAAGCTCATCCGGGAAGAGGGCAGCGAAATTCTTCGGTAGATCCCACCTTGGAGGGGCATCGGGATTTCGGAGATCTAGCGAGAAGTACAGGGTGTTCCCCTCTTCATTCTCAAGCGAGAAGATCAAGGTCTTTTGATCGCCCACGAGGAAAAACTTGCCCAACGAATAGATATATTGATGAAGCGGGACGTCTTGCCGGTCCTCAAAGAAATCGGGAAGAAAATACAGAGGTCCGTTCTCAATTATCTCGGATTTTCCTGCTTTTAGTAGCGACCCAAGGGGGCGCAAGTCGGCAGGAGTCAGGCCAACAAATGACCGTACCTCAAGGGTAGTCAAATCGAGCAGGTGAAAGTCATACCTACAGTCTACAACGTAGGGAACACTATATTCATGGTCAGCTGAGTTCCAGGAATGACGCCCAATCTTGATGCTATTGTGATAGAATATGAGCACATTTCCTTTTTGCCTCCAGTGACCGAATGAGACTGAATTACCTGCCCCATAGCTTGTCGAAAGATCAGAATATTTCAATTCTTTCGAAAAGAAGGGTTTTAGTGTTGAGGGGTCAAGCAATGCCACAAACGCGTGGTTGTCCTTCTCTGCTTCAACCAATAATTGGCCGGATGCAAGATGATGAAGTTGTTCCCCCTCACTCAACTTTGTATATATCGTCTTTTCGGGCGCACCCTTTGCATTCAATGCAATTCTAACTACATGAAAGTCTTTGCCAGACTCATAAACCAAGAGCTCGGCAGGCTGAGACAAGTCTATAGTCACATTCTTCCCGCTTCTGTAAGGCAAGCGAACTCCCCAGCGTGTGTGCTTGAGGACTTTCTGTTGCTGTTCGGCCTCGGCAAAAGACTGATATTTTGGACGGGGGAATATTAATAGACACAGCATAACCGCCAAAGCACCTCCGATGAGAATCGGAGGAACCCAATTTTCATCGAAGAACGAAACTACTCGAAGTTTCATAATCGTCGGCCCCTCCCTCCACCAACAATCAATTCAGTGAACGGTTACCGTCAGCTGCATTCGCCTGATGCGGCTCGCATTATATCAGACTTTATGGATCTGGCTGGACTCCTCAACTAACCGTGCGTTAGTGCGCCGCTAATGGAGCAGCACCATCTTCCGCGTGGCCACGAAGCCGCCGGACTTGAGGCGGTTAAGCCGGATCTGGAAGCTCAGTCATCCCAGTCCAGCCAGCACTGGTAGGAGCACACGATGTCTCTGAAGAAACCAACGGTCTTCTCATAAGCACACTCCGGATGGACCCAGTGGTCGCCGTGTCCGGAGAATCCGGATGCCGCGCACTTCACAAGTTCACCGCCCCCCTCATCACAGATACAACAGCAATGATCGTCCTGCTCCGCATTCATTCGATTCATGCTTATCGTCTTCCTAAGATCCTGTCCAAGTTGCCGCTCGCAGACGACGGTTCCACGCTAGGTCTTATGTTCAAAATCGTACCATCCAGAAGAGGCACCGTCGTCAGGTAACGCAGTGCCACGCATATGAGTCACCTTATCTGACTTTATGGATCTGCCTGGACTCCTTCACTAATCATGCGTGAATGCGCCTACCGCAACACCACCTTCCGCGTGGTCACGAAGTTGCCTGCTGCACAACCACGGGCTAAGGTCTCCCTCTATCCACTGACAGAGGGAGACCTCCTCAACGTCAAGCGCCGCTGGCCAGCGTAGTTCCGCAGGTGTATCGTACTAACGTGAGCATCCTCATCTACAAGGAAAACGACAAGGTTGAGCGCCTTCATCGCATCCCGAGGTATCTTGCCGAGGGCGCGCCGCTTCCAAGCAGTGGGGATGGCCAGGCCAGAGAAGTAGTTCTTGTGGCATCGGAACTTCGTGACGACTTGTCCCAAACCACGGATCAATTTCGCCTCCATCTGGCTCTTCGCTCTCGACTCGCCCTTGGCCTCAACGAAATAGAATCTCCCGCCGCGCCGATGCCGAAATATCAAATCGCAACCCGTCTCATGTTTCTCGCGCGAGTCAACCTTCTTGTATCCCCTACTGTCCATGTATTTCTCGATGGCTCGCTTGACTTTCTCCTCAGTCATCATTGGAGTCTCCCGCTGTGCCTAATGCAGAGTGCCTCACTTGCGGATGCCCAAGAGTGCCCCCTGCAACCCGGGTTGGGCGCAGGCTCATAGGATCATGCGTCTGAGTACCACAAACACGGTTCTGACGAGTATTCCTAGATCAAGGCGTAACGACCGCTCTTCAACATACTTCAGATCGAGATCAATCATTTGGCGGGGATCGGGTACTGGCAAGTACGAGACCTGCCATAAGCCCGTCAAGCCAGGTTTGACAGACAGAATTCGTTTCTCTGCATCCAGCGTATCTTTCATATCGGCAGGCTGCCGCGGCCGTGGACCGACTAGGCTCAGTTCACCCTCGAGGACATTGTAAAATATCGGCAATGTGTCAAGGGAAGATTGCCTTAGGAATCTACCGAAATGTGTTAAGGGAAGATTAGACTCGGTAACCGACCTGGTCCGAAACTCGTACATATCAAACAAACGACCATATTGACCAACACGTTTGGAGCGGTTGAAAGCTGGGCCAGGCGATGCCAGCTTCATGCATAATGCGATCAGTATCATTACTGGGCCTAGAAAGAACAGACCTAAGGATGATATTGTGACATCGAAGAATCGTTTAAGTATTTGGCCTAATTTGTAGCTGATAGTCTTGTTAGTGGCCTTAGTGGTAAACGTACTGTACAGCAATAGCCAGATTGCAGGTGGAAGGAGAAAAACCAATTGTTCTGTTCTAGTTGCTTGCTGATTGCCGACAATCACTGCCAGAATCATTAGCAGGGAGATACTCGTGAGAACAATTGCAGAATAGGCCCCCAGACCAACTACAAGTCGGCTCAACACTCTTCTAAACAGCCAGCCCCCAGTCCTGGTTCTTATATCGAGATCAGTCTGATTCATGAACCTCACCTACTTCTATCTCCCGTCGGATGCTTCGTTGCGTGCGTAAGAGCATTATTCGAATGTCGCGGTATATCGTGATTATGACGGGGGCCAAAGTGGAAATGGCAAAGAGAACCTGGAACATGGATAGGACTAGACTGGGAATGCCGGTCGGTCTCAGGGGCGTGATGACTCTGCTGCTCACTAGCCACTGAACTGAGATCCAAAGGGCTAGAAATAAAGAGTTAATGATGCTAACCACGGCCCATATCGCAAAGAGACCGAGGGTATTCTTGAGTCCTACCCAGTCATTTGTTTCGCTCATTAGCCAATGTCCAACAAGCAATACCTGTTGCGTCTAAGTACGGCTCATGCCCTTTCCACATAAGTGCCTTCTTGCAGTATATCACGAGAGTACCCACTGCTGAGGGGAAAAGCGCTTGACGCGCCCCGAAATCCTGTAGTCCGCGCATACCGCTCGAACCTAGCCGCTGGATGGATAGCCACTTTTTCGCACTGCTTTCGGTTTTGCCAGGGCTTCTGCTATTCCAAGCGGGTTAGGCGGCGCTTCCCAGAGGCTAGGCGTCAATGCCCACCTCCCAAGAGATAAGGCCGCACAGCGCCTGTGTTGCGGCCGCGTGGCGAACTGTGGGACAACAGCGCCCTGCAATTGCCCTCATCTCCCAGATTCTTCGCATAATCCCGTTGACTGTCTCAGGGCACAGAGCGTTCATGGTCACAGCTTGAGAATCCACTGGAAGGGAGGTGAGCCCATGAAGCTTTCGACAGCTATCATGCGCTTCGACACTCAGCTTCGGGCAGACGGCAAGAGCGAGCGTACGCGGCAGGCGTACCTCAGGGATCTGGGCAAGCTCCAGGACTGGCTCGGCACCGATGGTGCGGTCACGGCCATCAATCCCAACACGCTCGCACGTTTCCTTGCCGATGGGAACGGCAAGCCAAAGTCCGCGCTCACCGTCAACAGAACCAAGACGGCCTTGCGTGTCTTTTTCCGCTTCCTCAGCGACGCAGGGTATCTGAGCGAAAACCCGGCAAGGCTCATTCGCTCGACCCCAACTGACAGGAGAGTGCCGAGCTACTTGTCTATCGACGAAGCGAGGGGATTGCTCGATGCAATCACCAACTCTGACAGCGCCCTTGCCACACGAGACCACGCGATGTTCTCGCTCCTCCTCGGCACTGGCATTAGGCTTGGCTCGCTTGTTGCCTTGAACGTATGCGATGTGAACCTCGCTGAGGGAACCGTGACAATCAAGGTCAAAGGTGGACGCGAAGAAACCGTCTTTCTCAACAAGCAACTCTGCCGGCTGCTCGGTGGGTACGTCAGACCTCTGAACGCGACTGATGGAACGCCGCTCTTCTCCTCTCGCCACGGCGGTAGACTTGGCCCGCGCCAGGTTCAACTGAGGCTTAAGCACTGGCTCGCGAACGCTGGCATCGCCCGGCCACTCTCGATCCACTCGCTGAGGCACACCTTCGCCACCCGGCTCTACAGCAAGACCGGTGATTTGCGGTTGGTGCAACGAGCCTTGGGCCACAAGCACATCACAACTACCGAGATCTATGCCAGGGTGGAGGACAGCGCACTCAGGAAGGCGCTGGAAAATCTCTCTTTGTGATGGTTCGTCGAATCGGCACTATACGAAGTTGGGCTTGACGGGGCGGCTCCCTCCAGGTGACTGAGAGGTATTTGTCTCTTGAGATGTAGTAGCTATGTGATAGAGGTTTTCGCTTGTGTTAGCGATACTCTGGTGATATAGTACGACCGTGAGTCAATTGAAAGTGACTCAGCACATCGGATCTCTGACTCTGATAATGGCGGATGCACCAATGTTTCGTGGCCCTGCACAATTCGTGCGTCTGCAGAGGAGATTGAGCCCTGCAGGGTTTGCGGTGGGGCTTTTCTGTCTGGTTGGAGGTGGACAGGCTCAGCTCGACTTGCTCCCGAGTGTCTCGGCCGAGGTTTGCTTCGGGTCAGGAGCCTTGGGTTTCCCTTGGTAGTAGGAGGTGCGCCGATGAGACAAAAGTTAGCGGGTCTTCTCATCCTGCTCGTCGGGATTACGATGACAGCGGCTGTTGCCGGAGCCAAGGAGATCGAGAGACGAGTACCCATCGTTGATGATGGAACCAGTATGCTTCCGATGGGTCGCGTGTACGGCGTGAACGCGGCCATGCAGGGCACTGACACGTTCTACTATGGTGGAACGGTCATATCCGGTGGCGACACTCTCGCTGCCACGCCTGCTGCTGCCGGCTGGGCAAACGCGAAGATGTGGACTTGGAGTCCTGCCGGTTACAACGGCACTCCCCATAGCGGCCTCAACATGGATGGCTGGCGCGGCCTGGACCGAACAGATCAAGTGGAAGACTACATGCACGTTGCGAGCAGCACGAGCACCGATCCCTATTACAACATTGGGGATTGCGTGATTGCCGGCTACAAGTCTCTGTTCTGCGGTATGACAAACCAGCAGTGTACAGATCTCTGTGTCAGTGACGTGAATGGCACTGGCTATGGCAACAACATGCGCCAGACCGTTGCCACGCCGACCTATAGGTACTATGGCGGCGACGCAGTCACTCTCGGTTACAAGTATCACGATGAGAGTGAGCCGGGTTTGGACTACGGTCACTGCATACTGCAGATTTATGATGCGGACGCTTGGGAGTGGGTCAACCTTGACACGCTGGCGACGTACACTGACGTGATGGACGGGACGGAGAGCATAGACGTCGGTTCATACCTGGCGATCTATACCGATTCGGTTGATTTCCGCATCGCGTTCAAGTTTGACTCGGACGGTGGGTACTCGGACGAGGACGGCTACTATACAACCGAGTGCGGTGGTCTGGAAATCGACAACTATGTGCTCACCATCAACTCGACGCCCGTGGAAAGCGAGGACTTTGAGTCCGTCGCTGACGGTAGTTTGCCGACCGGGTGGGAGCATTACTATGGCGGCGCTTGCGGCGACTACGCTCACGTGGCGCACGTCAACGATCTGCCCCTGATGTTGAGCCAGGATGTTTGCTGGACCGTTGTTGGTTCGTCGTGGTGCGCGATGGCGGACAGCGTGTTGGTGTTCTACGATGAGAGCAACCTTGCCTATCCGCATCCGTTGTGTCAGGACAACGTTGCGTATTCGCCGGTGATAGATTTCTCGGGGCATCCTGGGTTGCCTGGCAAGCTGTTCAGCTGTGAGAGGTTTGGGTATTCGCCGCTCGTCATGTACATCTTCTTCTACTACGAATGCAGGTATGCGCCTGCGTGCGCGTCAGGTGGATGGAGTGGATGGTTGAGCGACGGTTACGTTTACTACACGGGTGAGACAGCGTCATGTCGTCCGTTGACCTACGACATATCGACGTCGCTACCGCCGACAGCTACTAAGGCACAGATAGCGTACGGCGTTATCAACTATTGCGATGAGGATCCGTGGGGATACCACGACTGTTCTTACACATGTAACGCTACACCGTACTTTGACAACGTGTCGTTTGGTTTGTACGGGTCTGACTTGGCTCCGTACATCAGCATGAGAGAGCTGGATTATTTCCAGGATCAATTTGCTGAAGACGGAACTCTGAGCCCGACATCCACGGCAGACACGAGAATAGCAGGCTATTTGAGTGACCTCGATCCTCCGATCTTTGGAGACACGATGGTGTGCCGTGGTGGTGCGGATGACATGGAAGTGTGGTTGACCTTCCGTATGGCGAAGGTGGGGCCGCAGCAGCCTGTTTCGAACGCGTTCTTCACGACGTGGTTCCCGACAGTTACTACGGGTGCGTGGCAAGAGGCCAGGATGGACACTGGTCGTGCCACCGCTTCTGGTGGAGCTACGACGATCGACGTTCCCGGGACCTGGATGACCTGCTTCCACGAAGCTGATCCTGTCAGGGTAGCGAACGCGTTGCCGGAATTGACCGAGATACTTCCGAACAACTTGTTTGTACCCGGAACTAGGATTGAGTACTTCCTGAAGGCACGTTACACGGGATCGAGCTACTGGTTCTTGCTACCTGACACGACTGGTGGAGTTTCGGAGGAGTTTGAGATTCTGCCGATGATGAGGAGCGACGATTACGGTGGCGTGGAGTGGCCATGCTTGATAGTTGCAGATCATTTTGGTCAAAGAGGTAACTGGGGTCTGAGGAACTCTGATAGGATTGCTCAGCATCTAGCGGCTAACAACTACGCCTACGACATGTTCAACAAGCTGGGACCGACGAGCGCGTTGAAGAACGGTATTGCTCGTTGGGCGGCCAACACCGGCCAGATTGGTGGACCCGGGACCGACAAGTACAATTGGGGTCCTGGCGCGACAGTTGTACAGATGTTGGCCTACAGCTATTGCATGTTAAACGCAGGTACGCAGCTCAACTACAGCATGTATGAGCAGGACGTTGACCTGATCAACAGTTGGTTGGTCAGGTACTCATACTATGATTCTCCCAGATTCTTCTGGTTGAGTGGCAATGGGGCTGCGAGATGGTTGTACAACCAATCTATGGCTAGCAGGGCGTTTCTGAACAACATTCTGGGCACTTCGTACGTGACCAAGGACTACGCGGCGTTCACGGGCGACTACACCTACTGCTTGCCTGTGAGAGGCGTAGCAGGTGGTGCGTTGCCCGACACGACGTTGTTTGTGATTCGCTCGAACGGGTGTTTGAATACGTACAACGTGCTAGGAGTGTCCGGTTCTGCAGCTGGCGCGAAGGCTGAGAGGCAGTATGACTCGAGGCCGACGGCCAGGTACGCGGCAGTCAGCAACAACGTTGCGGTTAATGATGTTACACACTACAAGTCGTTGGTAGAGGGGTACGACAACTGCTTCGTCAGGACTGACGGTTCCCTCGGGTATCCTGCCTGCGGCAACGACAACATCCTGACTCAGTGGTTCGCCTGGGTACTGGGTTGGGCTGGCTACTCCGAGTACTGGGCGCCGTGGTGCCAGTGCCCGGGGGAAGTCTGTTGCTGTCTTCCCCCCGGCGTCGATCCTATCAGTGCGCCGCCTGCAGTGAGTACGTCGTTGACGCAAGCGTATCCGAACCCGATGAATCCGACAGCCGCTATGAAGTACACCGTGGGTGCGCCTGGTAAGGTAAGCCTGAAGGTGTTCGATGTTAGTGGCAGGGTCGTCAGGACGTTGGTAGACGAGACGAAGGCTACGGGTCGGTACACCGTGATTTGGGACGGTAGAACGGATCGTGGTGATAAGGTCGCTAGTGGTGTGTTCTTCTATCAACTTGACGCTCCCGGATACAAGAGTGCGAAGAAATTGGTGATTGCCCAGTAGCCTCGCCTTGAAGCCGGCGACTTCGTGGCCACGCGGAACGTGGTGATAGTCAAGTAATTGCACCTAGGAGCCAAACACAATCGAGGGGCTGGCTCAGCGCTGGCCCCTCTTGCTGTCATCGCGCAAAGACTCTATGTGGCCGGACAACGTGGTCACGAAATTGCATACTGTCCATGGCTCGATACCACTCTATTTATCATCAAGCGGTATCGGCGCAAGCCCACGTTCAAGCCTGTACTTGTTGACGATCTGACGGAAATCGAGCGTTGACTGTTTCTGCTCCGCGTTCACCGTCTGCGTCACCACAAAACCCTTGCGAGAGATGAAGCCAGAAAGCTCGGCCAACCTCTCCAGTATCTCCACGGCCCTCTGCAACAAGATAGCCTGCGCATACGGATCAGGGATCCTCGTCCCTTCCTTCGTTTGTCTCTGCGCATCCTTGTACGCCATCAACGCAAGCGAGAAGAGTCCCTCAAGCTTCGTCACAATCTCACTCTTCCGCTCGACCGAGTTCAGGGCCTTCGCGTTCTCCTGCATGCAAAGCTGGTAGTCTCTCCAGGCACGCTCCCCCGTCATGGGCTCAAACCCATACGCACAGATCCGCTCCCCTATTTGGTCAAACGTGAGGTTACCGATGGTCCGAAGCTCTGCAACTCTCTTGCGCCGTTCCCCATAGTAGACCCGGCCTCTGATGGGGCGATGTCTTCTGACTGCCTTCACGTCTCCATCCCCGGGGGCAACCTGGTCAGGCAACTGCTTCTCTGACGCGCTCATAGCCCCCTCCTATCAGATTGCCGTCCCTGAGCAAGAGAGCCTTCTGCCCTGTGAAGCGCTCCCATCTCACCACTGCCATGTCCACGTAAGTCGGGTCGAGCTCCACCGCATAGCAGACCCTCGTTGTCATCTCGGCAGCTATGATGGCCGTCCCGAAGCCCGCAAACAAATCAAGGCATGGCTCGAGTGATAGAGCGTTGTTCCTCATCGCCCTTGCGAAAAGCTCCACAGGTTTCTGCGTGGGATGTTTGTGATCGGTCTCTCGCGTGACTTCCCACACCGTCGACTGATTCCTCATGCCCACGAACCTGTGCTTCGCTCCCCAACCGTAGAGGCAAGGTTCATGACGCCAGTGGTAGTCTGCTCGGCCAAACTGGAAGTTTTCCTTCACCCACACTATTTCCTGATGGACTTCGACTCCGACTGACCTCAAAGCCTCGATGAATATGTCTCTCGTCACGCTCGCATGCCACACGTACCAGGAGGCATCCGGCGTTGAGACTTGAGCAGCAGCCTTGAATGCCGCAGTCAGGAACTCCAGCAGCTTCTCTCCCTCAAGGTCGTCGTTAGCAATGGGGCGATACACGATGCCGCCTCCGTGCTTCGTCGGGCTTACCTTCCTCCGGTGCTGGTTACCGTCGTAGGCAACGCCGTAGGGCGGGTCAGTGGCAACGAGCACAGCCTTCGCTCCGTCCATGAGCCGCTTCAGCGTCTCCGGCTTTGTTGAGTCGCCGCATAGAAGGCGGTGTCGGCCAAGTTGCCAGAGGTCACCTGGTTTGCTTACGGCCTTCTCAGGCTCCTCCGGAATGGCGTCCGGATCGACCAACCCCGCGTACCCTTCTGGCGGAAAGAGCTTCTGAAAGTCAGTCTCCAGGATATCCAATCTCAGCGCTGCTGTAAGTTCAGGCAGCTCTATCTTGAGTTCCTGAAGAATCACTCCCAAGCCAGCACTCCAGTCGCCCTGGATGTGACGGCTGTTGAGAGCGATGTTCAGCGCCTTCTCACGCTCGGGGTCAAGGTCCACTACCACGACATTCGTGCTCTTGACCCCGGTCTGCTCCAGCACCTTGAGCCGTTGGTGGCCTCCCACAACGTGGCCGGTTCTCTCGTTCCAGACGATTGGTTCCACAAGACCGAACTCGCCGATGCTGTGGGCAAGCCCGTCGAGAGCATCGTGTGAGATCTCGCGCGGGTTGTAAGGCGCAGGCTCAAGCTTCTCGATGTCCACTTCTCGAATGTCCATTTCCATCTTATCTCCCATTCTTCCCCAGCAACGACGGAAGCGCGGGTCGGTTGGTGCTCCTAATGTCGGGCGAGTCTAGCTGCCACGAAATCGCAGAGCGCCCGCGCCTCCGCATCTAAAGCAAAAAGCCCGGTTGGCTGTGAGACCAACCGAGCCCACTCATATACATCAATAGCGCAGAACTCGCGTGCTGTCAATCCCGCGACCAAAAAGCTCCGAACTTATCTCACGAAATTGGATGCGCGTTCTGGCAGCTGCGGTTGAAGGTCAATACCCGTGTCCTCAAAGGGTCAGTTGACGCCAGCTAGGTATTCAGCAAAATGCCTACGTACCTGCCGATTACCAACAAACTGCCAAAGTAGTCGGTAGTTGCTCTGTTCTTTCCGAATGCGTCCAGCCACAATGGCTGGGTCAATTCCCAGTCTCTTGGCGTATTCCCTAAGTGCGCCCGGGGTGTAACTCCGACGTACCGATGTGCCTGCCCAACTTCTTGGCGGAATCAGCGACTTCTCAGCGAACGAGTCTGCTTCTTTTTCCTCTGAGTCCCCCTGGGCGTCAAGGTCATCGAAATACTGTTTCTTCTCCGATTTTTCAATGTGCAGAGCCAGATGGCCCAATTCATGGCACAGACAAAACCAGAAATTATCCAGCCGATCGTACCTCAGTGTTACCGCTACCACCGGCGTCTTATTATCAATCAGCATTGCTGCACCATCAAGGTGGGTCCGGGGCAGGTGTGATAGAACCACAAAATGGATTCCACTTTTCCCCAGAAATTCCTTTGCGAGCAAGGGGCCCTCACTGAAACTGCTCAGTCTCACTAGCTTATGCATAAACTCATCATCTATGGTGCCCGGTTTATATGCTGCAGACAGAGTTTGGCCGCGCGCCAGCTCTACTACGCGAGCCGCCCATCCTGCGAGGGAATAGTCGTCCATTTGCGAGCCGCGTCGGACGTGCTGCCGCAAGAATACTGACCCTACCCCCGCTATTCTTGCTCGTTTGAACAGCCCAGTCACAAGCTCCTCCGCACAGTCAAGGGCATCTGATGGCCTGCCGCGGAATTCAGGAAACATATGGCGTATAGCCATCTCTTTAATCGGGAATCTGTTCCACTCGGTTGACGATTGGGTTTCGGTCGTCGCCGAATCCTGCCGTTGCAGGAGAGCCTCTGCTGGAATGCCAAGTCCCGCGTGAAGAGCCCGGATCATTCTGAGGGTAAGCGGCCGCTTACCACTAAGTACTTCTGAGACTCGGCTACGGCTACCGAAATACGGCACCAGATCACGTTTCGTCAACCCTTGCTGTTCCATCCGAAACTCGATCGCCTCTATTGGAGTCGGCGCTGCGACCGGGAAATGTTCTTCTTCGTATGTTGAAACGAGGAGGGCGAGAAGCTCAAGGCGGTCTCTTTCCTCAGTGCGCGCCGCAGGGTGATGCTGCATAAGCTTCTCCACTTCACGGACAGCCATCTTGTGCTGGCTTTCCGTCTTTATTACCTTAACCATCAGATACCTCCTAGTCTCTCCTTGAATATTCAGCGTGTGTGCCAACCCATCGGATCACTACAATGCTGAGT
The genomic region above belongs to Candidatus Eisenbacteria bacterium and contains:
- a CDS encoding DNA methyltransferase, giving the protein MEMDIREVDIEKLEPAPYNPREISHDALDGLAHSIGEFGLVEPIVWNERTGHVVGGHQRLKVLEQTGVKSTNVVVVDLDPEREKALNIALNSRHIQGDWSAGLGVILQELKIELPELTAALRLDILETDFQKLFPPEGYAGLVDPDAIPEEPEKAVSKPGDLWQLGRHRLLCGDSTKPETLKRLMDGAKAVLVATDPPYGVAYDGNQHRRKVSPTKHGGGIVYRPIANDDLEGEKLLEFLTAAFKAAAQVSTPDASWYVWHASVTRDIFIEALRSVGVEVHQEIVWVKENFQFGRADYHWRHEPCLYGWGAKHRFVGMRNQSTVWEVTRETDHKHPTQKPVELFARAMRNNALSLEPCLDLFAGFGTAIIAAEMTTRVCYAVELDPTYVDMAVVRWERFTGQKALLLRDGNLIGGGYERVREAVA
- a CDS encoding toll/interleukin-1 receptor domain-containing protein — its product is MKPFLFISYARLDQQFALKLATDIISNGAEVWIDQWEVPIGEFFEPKIVNAISDSNFVLVLLSRDSIQSEWVRREVETAKTVEKRVGRRLLLPGRIDDCAIPIWISDKSYADFFVSYETAFRQLLLAIGGSPSKFADPGALVRQLLQARVSDGSMSLLTALYDRQLDYDGTWVDKKIVDNILSQLETPTSKFGISLDIDTGQIVGDVPLIFKDISALVQSLQNAHQVIVNGDRLIKELYNVPIGSTFATDPLYRTLILEIEARLRTPFRQILPMGEIDIDTGERKAQVLSISTVQELLHFTKVKLDLKPALPQIIEIAGIAAGTPFRPRVLAVGVEQWFFPTAGYNII
- a CDS encoding T9SS type A sorting domain-containing protein, producing MRQKLAGLLILLVGITMTAAVAGAKEIERRVPIVDDGTSMLPMGRVYGVNAAMQGTDTFYYGGTVISGGDTLAATPAAAGWANAKMWTWSPAGYNGTPHSGLNMDGWRGLDRTDQVEDYMHVASSTSTDPYYNIGDCVIAGYKSLFCGMTNQQCTDLCVSDVNGTGYGNNMRQTVATPTYRYYGGDAVTLGYKYHDESEPGLDYGHCILQIYDADAWEWVNLDTLATYTDVMDGTESIDVGSYLAIYTDSVDFRIAFKFDSDGGYSDEDGYYTTECGGLEIDNYVLTINSTPVESEDFESVADGSLPTGWEHYYGGACGDYAHVAHVNDLPLMLSQDVCWTVVGSSWCAMADSVLVFYDESNLAYPHPLCQDNVAYSPVIDFSGHPGLPGKLFSCERFGYSPLVMYIFFYYECRYAPACASGGWSGWLSDGYVYYTGETASCRPLTYDISTSLPPTATKAQIAYGVINYCDEDPWGYHDCSYTCNATPYFDNVSFGLYGSDLAPYISMRELDYFQDQFAEDGTLSPTSTADTRIAGYLSDLDPPIFGDTMVCRGGADDMEVWLTFRMAKVGPQQPVSNAFFTTWFPTVTTGAWQEARMDTGRATASGGATTIDVPGTWMTCFHEADPVRVANALPELTEILPNNLFVPGTRIEYFLKARYTGSSYWFLLPDTTGGVSEEFEILPMMRSDDYGGVEWPCLIVADHFGQRGNWGLRNSDRIAQHLAANNYAYDMFNKLGPTSALKNGIARWAANTGQIGGPGTDKYNWGPGATVVQMLAYSYCMLNAGTQLNYSMYEQDVDLINSWLVRYSYYDSPRFFWLSGNGAARWLYNQSMASRAFLNNILGTSYVTKDYAAFTGDYTYCLPVRGVAGGALPDTTLFVIRSNGCLNTYNVLGVSGSAAGAKAERQYDSRPTARYAAVSNNVAVNDVTHYKSLVEGYDNCFVRTDGSLGYPACGNDNILTQWFAWVLGWAGYSEYWAPWCQCPGEVCCCLPPGVDPISAPPAVSTSLTQAYPNPMNPTAAMKYTVGAPGKVSLKVFDVSGRVVRTLVDETKATGRYTVIWDGRTDRGDKVASGVFFYQLDAPGYKSAKKLVIAQ
- a CDS encoding tyrosine-type recombinase/integrase is translated as MKLSTAIMRFDTQLRADGKSERTRQAYLRDLGKLQDWLGTDGAVTAINPNTLARFLADGNGKPKSALTVNRTKTALRVFFRFLSDAGYLSENPARLIRSTPTDRRVPSYLSIDEARGLLDAITNSDSALATRDHAMFSLLLGTGIRLGSLVALNVCDVNLAEGTVTIKVKGGREETVFLNKQLCRLLGGYVRPLNATDGTPLFSSRHGGRLGPRQVQLRLKHWLANAGIARPLSIHSLRHTFATRLYSKTGDLRLVQRALGHKHITTTEIYARVEDSALRKALENLSL
- a CDS encoding restriction endonuclease; the protein is MMTEEKVKRAIEKYMDSRGYKKVDSREKHETGCDLIFRHRRGGRFYFVEAKGESRAKSQMEAKLIRGLGQVVTKFRCHKNYFSGLAIPTAWKRRALGKIPRDAMKALNLVVFLVDEDAHVSTIHLRNYAGQRRLTLRRSPSVSG